From Demequina capsici, one genomic window encodes:
- a CDS encoding LCP family protein, with amino-acid sequence MTASSREAAAVRRHGARQPGHPVLRFGALVVVAAVGFLTVGYLELVSRIEGQFDTRDNSSLVNEITPTAAATTEPGDASAGSALNILLMGSDDRSGENGVIGGTDAGGMRNDTTILLHISADRTRVELVSIPRDLQVQVSDCTLFDGTKVKGWYGDFNIAFSNGGKQGDAAEAAACAINTVQDLTGIPIDHWAVVDFAGFESMVDAIGGIPMCITQDISSKKANLYIDAGPHLLNGQQALAYARLRTAESGGVSGSDLQRITRQQELLRQTMRTLMGKNLLTDTAEITQFVKAMAGSMTMDEQLGDLTYLEGLAWSLRGLSIDDVTFATVPWEYTSDFLNVVATDDAATMWQELRDDTPLTVDAKGDASSAWDTGHDNTTATPAATGASSSAAPSGSATDASSTAGESTDDLLAQCTVQ; translated from the coding sequence ACTGTCGGCTATCTGGAGCTCGTGTCGCGCATCGAGGGGCAGTTCGACACCCGCGACAACTCCTCGCTCGTGAACGAGATCACCCCCACGGCCGCCGCGACCACCGAGCCAGGGGACGCGAGCGCCGGCAGCGCGCTCAACATCCTGCTCATGGGCTCCGACGACCGCAGCGGCGAGAACGGCGTGATCGGCGGCACCGACGCCGGCGGCATGCGCAACGACACGACGATCCTGCTGCACATCTCCGCGGATCGCACCCGCGTCGAGCTGGTCTCGATCCCCCGCGACCTGCAGGTGCAGGTCTCGGACTGCACGCTGTTCGACGGCACGAAGGTCAAGGGCTGGTACGGCGACTTCAACATCGCGTTCTCGAACGGCGGCAAGCAGGGCGACGCCGCCGAGGCGGCCGCATGCGCCATCAACACCGTCCAGGACCTCACCGGCATCCCGATCGACCACTGGGCGGTGGTCGACTTCGCAGGGTTCGAGAGCATGGTCGACGCGATCGGCGGCATCCCCATGTGCATCACGCAGGACATCTCCTCCAAGAAGGCGAACCTCTACATCGACGCCGGCCCGCATCTGCTGAACGGGCAGCAGGCGCTCGCCTACGCCCGCCTGCGGACCGCGGAGTCCGGGGGCGTGTCCGGCTCGGACCTGCAGCGCATCACGCGCCAGCAGGAGCTGCTGCGCCAGACCATGCGCACGCTGATGGGCAAGAACCTGCTGACGGACACCGCGGAGATCACCCAGTTCGTCAAGGCCATGGCGGGCTCGATGACGATGGACGAGCAGCTCGGCGACCTCACCTACCTCGAGGGCCTCGCGTGGAGCCTGCGCGGCCTCAGCATCGACGACGTCACGTTCGCCACGGTGCCGTGGGAGTACACCTCGGACTTCCTCAACGTCGTCGCCACCGACGACGCCGCGACCATGTGGCAGGAGCTCAGGGACGACACGCCGCTCACGGTCGATGCCAAGGGCGACGCGTCGTCCGCGTGGGACACGGGACACGACAACACGACCGCGACGCCCGCCGCCACCGGGGCGTCCTCCTCCGCGGCTCCGAGCGGCTCCGCCACCGACGCGTCGTCCACCGCCGGCGAGAGCACCGACGACCTCCTGGCCCAGTGCACGGTGCAGTGA